TGCTTATTTTGTAATAGGAAAAAAGAAATGGTACATATATGAAACATGAGTGAAgaataataaaacttatttgttGTATTCTTGGTTGTATTCTTggttattttatacttttacatacttaattttttttatttgcttgCTGAAATACATGGGTTTTATGCACTACTATAACTGTTAATTAATTagtttcatttgtttttataacatgaagacaaattTAGTAAGAAAGATCAATATATATGATATGTTCTAAAATTGATTTGGTCGAAGATGggaaatataaagtaaatataaagtaaatttatttttttaaaaatatttacgaGATACTGATATGTAATTTTGCGGTAAAATAAACTTTTACAATGTATGATAACAAATTTCAAAGaaattttatacaaatagaATCATGCTATTTTGatgtaataaaattattcacattaatattaagtatatatgtCTAAAATAATGACATCatgttatttaaaatgttagatattattttctgatatataattagttaataatataaaattaaattatgtatgtattaaataaacttttaaaaatgaaagtaatgctttaaaaatataatacttttaaatgaataagtgTTTGATACGATAGTGTGAtgattgaaaaaaatttaaggaTGTATTTGTTTGGTTAACCAATTGTGAGTGTTATGTTAAACACTAAATTAGAAATGTGCGAAAAAGTGTGATTTgacaaaataatgaaaattttgtaacaattttacttctaaacaaaataatacGAAAGTAGAAagtgttataaaataactttttgtTCATTAATCTTTGGGTTTTTCATTAATCACAAATCTATCTATATAAAGTTGACTTGTGTGATGCACACAGCCCTCCACGACACCAAAACAGGTTGGGGCTTTTTTCGACACGTGTCAGCTCGGGAGTAGATCGGTGTAGCCCACGCTCCCTCTTCCTTCTCGCGCGCGTCGTGTGGTCTGTACTCTCCTTCGTTGCTCGCGCGTCCAGGAGAGGCCGAATATATGGGCACCAGAGAAATAATGTTTGGGCTTAAGTATACTAAAATAGGCCCATAACTTTTTTTAGGGTTATTTGCCCCTGCGTCATTCTTCTTCTCCCGTGCGTCCACCCTGCAAGAGAAACCATTGAAACCATGAAGCCAAAACGTCCCAGAATCATAACTCTTACATTTAATCTGCGTTTTCCATTCAATAATCCACTCTTCCTTCATAATTATTTTGGTCTATCTCTTCATTCACCCTCAAACCGCCTCGAACTCCATCTATAAATATCGGCCCTCACTTTCCCTTCACCTCGCAACTGAAACGATTTGCTCAAACATACGATCTCCTAGAAGCAACATTTTCAGATGGCGAATTCATACACACTGCTTGCGAATTTGAGAGCCGGACGATGCTCTAATACTGCTGAGGTCCGCTTGCTGAGGTTCTGGGAGGCTAGAAATATCAACAAAGAAGGGGAGCTGATGAGTATTGAGATGCTGCTCATCGATGAGGCTGTAAGTGTTCTTCCCCGATTTTATATGTTGAAGatccaaagtttttttttatttttttttactgactTCCATGATAGCGcgttgttttggaaaaaaatttaattgattcagacaaaattttaattttaattttaattgttttttgagGCCAGAAACATTAATTAagttccattttaaaaaaatttgattgattcagacaaaattttaattataattgtttCGTGAGGCCAGAAACATAATTCACTTCcgttataattttaattcagaattttaaagaaattttcaCTTGCTTTTAATATTTTCCTGATTAGCTCTCTTGACAGTTAAGCTTATTTGATTAACTGATGTTTCTCTCCTTTGATATCAACAGGATACCCTGGTTCAAGGGTGTGTTTCTGCTGTTCACCAACGTAAGTTCAGGGAACGTCTTGCTGAAGGATCGGTTTACACTCTCAGCGGGTTTGACGTTACACGCAGCAACCCAAAATTCAAGTTGAGTGATGGCCCTGTCTCCATCCGTTTCAATGAAGGAACTGATTTTGAGAAGCTTTCTGCCACTGCTAGAATCATACCTACAGAACATTTCCGCTTCCGAACACATGAACAGATTCTTGAGTTAGCAAACACCTCCAGACAGCTCCCAGGTATTTCTTTCCTTAATATAAGACTTTTTTAATCATTTCGCACGGTAACGTGATCGTACTATAATACCTCAGATGTTATTGGGGAGGTTCGTGCAATTAGGAGCACCATCACGGACCGTTTACCCGGAGCACAACGCGTGATGCTTACTCTTCGTGTGGAGAGGTATTCTGTGTGTTATTGTATTTGTTTGTTATTATCGTTTACACTATCTACAATGTCTAACAATGTTCTTCATAATATTTGCAGTGATGTAAATGTTTGTGTAAGTCTTTTTGATTCCTTAGCTGTTGCGTTCCACACCAAGTTAGTTGGCTACGGGCGGGAGCCACGGATTGTCCTCTTCACCGGAATCAATCCTAAAATAGTCTTGGGTAAAAGAGCATTCCATTTAAAGTAGTCTCATTTGTCATAGTGGTTTGTGTTCTCTTAGATAACTCCACATTTCTGTTGGCAGGCAAGTTATACTTGAATGGAACATCCGCTTCAAGGATTTTCTTTGACTCTGAGACCTCAGCTGGAAAGGATCGGCTTGAAAGGCGAGACCTTTGCTTTATAATCTACACTAGATATTTTGGTTCCCTGTATTCTATTACTTTTGATGCGTTTTCAGTATTATCTTCTTACAGACTACAAGGTGGTGGAGCAGACGAGACAGGGTCTTCATCAAAGGTGGTTCTTGCGCAAAAGATCGAGCCTCTCACCGTCGCTGAGCTTAACGAGTTTGTTCTCTCTGCTGAACCTCAGGTACAAACTGATACATTAGAAGTTACTCCCTTTTTAGAATTGTCTAattaatcgttttttttttccctttaacAGATCATCGAATTCCTTTGCACGGCTAAAGTAACTGGGATTCAACTTGACGATGGTTGGTGCTACATTGGCTGCTCTCTCTGTTCAAAGAAACTCATCCGTGAGGAATCTTCATTCACCTGTCCCTCATGCAATGAAACCAATGCTGTAGCTGAACTGAAGTTATTTTTTCCCCTTTTAAGTTTGTTGTGTCATTGAACCAAATACTGAAATTCATTTATGTCCAATAGGAATCGGGTAGTATTTTCTGTTTCAGACCCGACTGGCACATCGTCTTTCCTTGGATTTGATAAAGAAGTTGCTAAGCTGACTAATGTGCTAGCTTCCGAAGCTGCGCAGATTGTGGTAAGTCCTTTTAAACCCATTCCAGCGTTTACGATTGCTTGTGGAACTCAATACATTTGTAATGTTTTTACTACTTTGGCAGGGGATTGGTATTAGTGCCCATGTTGACACTGAGCTTCCTCGAACTCTCGCTGGCATTGTTGGTAACACATACACTTTCCAGCTCAAGCTAACAGACTTCAACTTCACTGCAAACCACCAGACCTTCACAATCTCACGCATGTTTGCTGCACCAGAGATAGCTTCCACCCCAAGCTTTGCTGTGAGTGATTTTCCCTTCCCCTTATCAAAAGTTTCTGatgttataaatattaaatcagcGACATTGCTATGTTGGTTTCAGGAAGCCGAAGAGGTCCCTCAACCGGCAGTCTCTCAGACCGTGACACGAGTATCTGCAGCCAATGGTTCAATTGGCAGCCGTGAGGCAGCAGAAGAGGAACAGTTTGCTATGGAAGAGAGTGCACGTAAGAAGGCACGTGTGGAATGAGACCTTTTCCAATAGCTTGACAACCACGTCTCTATTTTATCAGTTTACTTTCTCCAGTTTGaactttgcttttgtttttttgcttttttatgCAAGACAATTTCTCAGTGGttgttcattttcatttttatctatGCAAATCTTTTTCACCATAACAATTTGCATGGCTTTTCTTTAAGATGAAGCTTTTGCCTCTTCTTACGAGTTAATGTGGAGTAATGAGTTCACATATAGCATcgttgaaaaaaaatattttctggtcGTTGAAAGACTTTTTTAAAGTCAAGTATTAGATTTAGAACCAAATTTGAAAGACTTTTTTAAAGTCAAGTTAAACCGAAATTGAtcctcaaataaaaaaaatcattaaccGATGGGCACCTCCAACACACTAATAATAACGAATATTTAAACTCATTTTTGCATTTTATTCATTGCATCACGTACATacgcatatacatatatatatatatatatatatgtaaaaaaaaatttgtgttaaaaaactttttttggcGCTGGAAATggaaaaacttaaaacatatgGAACACCTATCATTTAGGATATAAATTTGAAATGCTCAGACTATGAATAAATTGACACAACGTTCAATAGCAAACAAAAGAAGTAGACTGATTTGTAATGATAGCAGTCGAGACAGGCACAATATGCTTAGATCGATTTCTCAGGCGTCGATGACTCTTTCTCTCATACAGAAGTTGAATGCAGCAACTTTAATATAACTGCAACATATTCATTATGtctatccacctcccatattCAGTCTTTACTCATACGCTCAAACTGAAACCACGCAGCCGTTACTCGCAGACCCCTTCGTTTTTACTTTACAAATGTAATTGTGACCATCATTCTGGCTCTCTATCATCTGGACTTCGAGAAATGGTGAAGACTCAAGAAGAACTTGCACGCAAAGCAAGTGAAGTTAGTTCACGGAGAAGACATGGATTATCTGCAACAAAGAGAAGccgcaaaaagaaaaatggttaGTCGTAGCTATGCCATCATTTTCCATATCTTCCAATGCTTTTACTACAGACTAACCTTTACTCTAACGTCCACCAGTATCGGATCAGCGCCGCCCCTGGCTACAATCTCAATATATTCCCATCGCTCCTGCCAACCTGCTCAGCTTCAGATCAGACGTTCACCGATCTACTGGTAAACAACAATCTGCTGCAAGGCTTTTTAAGTAGGACACGAACATTTGAAACTCTGTTTCCAAGTTTTTAACTTTTCCCAGTGAATAATGCGAGGCTTGCTCGACAGAATCGACGATTACCAATGCGAAGCAGACGGAATGCAAACTTACCGCAGCAAGACATACAGCCTAGACAAGCACCTATCCTTCCTGATCAGGTTGACGACATTGATGTTGATTCCCCTGAACAAGGTATAAACTGACTAGCTCATCGATTGGCTAAACGCGTTCTTGTAATAATCCTAGCTTAATGAACTTGCGTTTCAGTTACCGCAAGGGCAAGTAGAGCCTTGCGAATAAAGAAACAGAAATCTAAAAGAATAGCCACTCGGGATAAGAGTAAGATATCTCACAAATCTATACACATTATACAAGTTTACAGATAATTAAAACAGCTTAACCTCTTTTTAACAGATGTTGCATCTACAAGTGGAAGCCGTCCAGGTATGAGTTGAACCTCTAATGTTCATGAGCCACCCACTTTCTGTTCCCATTTAaactaatgtttttaaaacaaaaaaatctgcAGTTAGGTATCGACGCCCAGTTGTTAACAAGTGGGACTTAGTGAAATGCCCGAATTGTCAGGCCATTGTTTGGATTGCGGAGGCTGTTGTTCAAGAGACAGAGAAATCCCTCAGAATGTTCAGCATCTGTTGTCAGCAGGGGCGTGTTAAGCTACCTCCTAGGCGTCAACCACCCTCTCCGCTGAAAGAACTTCTAGACAAATCAAACTTCAAGTCGATAATCCGAGTTGCAAATGGGATGTTAGCTTTCACATCGATGGGTGGACAGATTGATAACTCTGTAACTAACTCTTCTGGACCGTATGCATTTAGGCTCCATGGTCAAACCCACTACAAGATAGGATCTCTGCTCCCCCCTGACGGTAAATTTCCACAGTATCTCCAGCTCTATATAGTTGACACCGACAATGAAGTGGCAAACAGAAAAAAAGCATTCTCAAAAGGTACCTCAGCTTTAGAAATTGACGACAGCTTGGTTGCTGACCTGATCAAGATGCTGGATGAAAATAATCACCTTGCTAAAACTTTTAGACATGCTCGAGATCGAGTCCTATCTGGTGGGGCAGTAGAATTCAGCGTGAGATTAGTTAACCAGAAGCATCGCGGAAGACAGTATGACCTGCCTACTGCAAGTGAAATAGGTGGTCTTTTAGTTGGTGATTTCACAGCTGAATCAGCAGGAAAAGATATTGTTCTTGAGTACGAGACATCTAAGCTGCAAAGGATAAGCGATCTACATCCTCTATACATGAGTCTTCAGATCCGTTGCTTTTTCCGTACGGAGAATATGGGTACGACGAGAGGATTCCGTATCAACACACAGAGAACTCCAAACTAAAGAGAGAGTACATGACCATGAGAGAGTACTTTGCCCACCAGATCCAGACAAGGCCATCAGAGGGCATGACTATTATCAAGACAGGGAGATTGTTTCATCAGTATATTGTAGACGTTTACACCGCAACTGAGCAGGAGAGGTTGAAGTTCATCAGACTTAACCAGAAACAGCTAAGAGCTGAGTTATATACAAACGTTTGTGATGCATTGGAGAGTGGAGACACAGACGCTAGAAAAGTTGGCAGAAAAGTCATCTTACCTTCTTCTTTCACCGGAAGCCCTCGATATATGTCTGAGAAATATCAGGATGCCATGGCCATTTGTCGTTGGTATGGTAATCCTAATGCGTTCATCACATTCACGGCAAACCCAAATTGGGTTGAAGTGAAAAACCACTTGGAAGTCTACGGAGGTTGGAGGTATTCAATCAAGTTGGAGGAGATGATGTCAGACTTCAAGAAAGGCGTCTTTTTCCCCAAACTAGCCGCAGGTTTGAAACTAAAACCTTAGTGTAGTCAATAAATTTACGTgtactaaaaaaaaattcccatgttatcttataaaaataacaacttttaataaaaaaaacatactatatacttttaaaaatcgGAGTTTATAAGCAACAATATTTGGtagtaatatataagaagtTAACATATGAGAAGGTGTCAGAATTATACTATACTCAGATTgcttttttgtaaaaaaatttcaaccataatagttaattaatatatttagaccACCTCCATCGGTAGGTTGAGGAGGAGgttctaaaataataaagagaaaaaattaaatcaaaaatagTGTTATTAGGCAGAACCTGTCCTTAATTAGATGAGTTTGAGATTGGTAAAAACCCCAGACGTGGCAGAAGGGCATTGGTTACTTCATTTTAGACGAAAGGGAAAAAAGTCGtgtatttctctttctctttcgtaGTCGGTTGGTCTTTGGTCGGAGTTAAGAAAGCGTCGAGCTTTGGTCGGAGTAAAGGCGGCGACTTTGTTAATGGATGAGGAGAAGCATGAGACAGTAACCGAGAAGAAGAAACCGAGAGTTCTAGTGGCCGGAGGCGGAATCGGAGGTCTGGTGTTGCTGAAGAAGTTATGGAAGCTGGATGTATCACCGGTGATCGGATTAACGGCCTCGTCGATGGTGTCTGTGGTACTTGGTGGTGTTCAGGAAGCAGAGGGAGCGGCGATGCTTTACTCTGGCAATCGGAATTGAGACTACATGCCGGCGGAGAGTATTCGATCGCGGTGCTGCAAGTCTCCTCCGCTACTTACGTCGGAGTGTACGACGGCCATGGCGGACCCGAAGCTTCTAACGTTGAGACCACACGCCGGCGGAGAGTATTCGATCGCGGTGCTGCAACGTTATCTACTGATCATAACGTTGCTGTTGAAGAAGTGAGAAAGGAGGTTAAGGTTATCTTCGATGCTTACCTCAAACGTAAGTTAGCTTGAATCTTTGACTTAAACTTAATCATGATcagtttctccatcttcttgCTTTTCTTAGTCCTGTCTTAAGTTTAAAGATAATCATTGAGTCATGGGTTCATTGAAGAAGGAAGGAGAGAGGGAGCAGATGGGAGACGAGTTTATGGAGGCGATACTGTATGTCAATGGCGTTCGCAAAGTGTTACCTGATGGCCTGGCTCATATGACACTTCTTGAATACCTCAGAGGTGGGTATATTACATGATCACTTTACTCTTGTATTTGGTTTCTGATAAAGTTCTAGTGTTTGGGAATGATTAAAAGTACTCAACAAGTTCATTTTTCAAATCAACTTTAGAGATGTCTCTTAGTTTTAAAGATGAATTGTATGCATCTCAGTAAgactatataaaattttttttttataacttgcTAAAGAATTTCTTGTTTCCTTTAGGTTTAGGACTGACCGGGACAAAGCTGGGGTGCGGTGAAGGTGGTTGTGGGGCTTGCACGGTGATGGTCTCTAATTATGACAGAACATCAAACAAATGCGTGTGCGTCTCTCTCGCTCTGTATCTTAGTTCTTGCTTGCCTTAGTTTTAGATTCTTGTTGATAACTTTGAATTGCAGGCACTATGCTGTTAACGCTTGTTTAGCACCTCTCTATTCCGTAGAAGGAATGCATGTAATATCCATTGAGGGAGTTGGTCATCGCAAACATGGCTTGCACCCACTCCAGgtaatgttctttttttttttctagtttcaAGAGAATCTATGTCCACTAGCCCTGAGACGGTTTAAGAAGGAATTGAGACCAGACGCCGGCGGAGACTTCCTGTCTCTGTCTCTGGAACTTTGTTGTCGAAACAAAACATTGTGCTTGATTATTAGTGTTTGTGAAACATAGGCCATGTTCGTTTGAATGTTGCAGCACCTACGATCAAAATGTTGTTTGATTGACTTTTGCTTATCTCTGTTTCTGAAACATTTAAATTTGATAATTGaacttctaaaaaaaaaaattagtttttaagaACCTCAAAAGAGTTCTCCCATTGGACCTTCACAAAACTAATTATATTAACAAGGGTTCTTAACTTCATAAAGTACATACttaataattaaactaatggTTAGAACCCATTAAAGGTTCTAACCATTGGACATGCTCAGACATGTctacatttaaatattaaatataactattaacATTTATATGTAGTCTACCCGACGTAAATGATTTTTTTGCCTGAATGGACCACCTATTATTCATCATTCGTTAATTGTCTAACGTCTTCTCTTTATCAAACATGATAGTCGTCTACACGGTTGAGTTTCAGAAACGTGGCCTCCCCCACGCACATATTCTTCTCTGGTTTGAAGGTTTGAAAGGAGAAGCAACAGCTGAGATCATTGACAGATACATATCAGCGGAACTACCGGACAAGGAAGCAGACCCTGAGGGTTTTGAGTTGGTGGATCGGCACATGATCCACGGTCCTTGTGGAAACAACGACCTTTGTCACCATGTATGGAAAAAGGAGAATGCACAAAGAAATACCCTAAACCATACTCCAACAACACAACCATTGACGAGTCTGCTTTTGTT
This region of Brassica napus cultivar Da-Ae chromosome C5, Da-Ae, whole genome shotgun sequence genomic DNA includes:
- the LOC106435701 gene encoding replication protein A 70 kDa DNA-binding subunit B-like isoform X2; this translates as MANSYTLLANLRAGRCSNTAEVRLLRFWEARNINKEGELMSIEMLLIDEADTLVQGCVSAVHQRKFRERLAEGSVYTLSGFDVTRSNPKFKLSDGPVSIRFNEGTDFEKLSATARIIPTEHFRFRTHEQILELANTSRQLPDVIGEVRAIRSTITDRLPGAQRVMLTLRVESDVNVCVSLFDSLAVAFHTKLVGYGREPRIVLFTGINPKIVLGKLYLNGTSASRIFFDSETSAGKDRLERLQGGGADETGSSSKVVLAQKIEPLTVAELNEFVLSAEPQIIEFLCTAKVTGIQLDDGWCYIGCSLCSKKLIREESSFTCPSCNETNAVAELKNRVVFSVSDPTGTSSFLGFDKEVAKLTNVLASEAAQIVGIGISAHVDTELPRTLAGIVGNTYTFQLKLTDFNFTANHQTFTISRMFAAPEIASTPSFAEAEEVPQPAVSQTVTRVSAANGSIGSREAAEEEQFAMEESARKKARVE
- the LOC106435701 gene encoding uncharacterized protein LOC106435701 isoform X1; this translates as MANSYTLLANLRAGRCSNTAEVRLLRFWEARNINKEGELMSIEMLLIDEADTLVQGCVSAVHQRKFRERLAEGSVYTLSGFDVTRSNPKFKLSDGPVSIRFNEGTDFEKLSATARIIPTEHFRFRTHEQILELANTSRQLPDVIGEVRAIRSTITDRLPGAQRVMLTLRVESDVNVCVSLFDSLAVAFHTKLVGYGREPRIVLFTGINPKIVLGKLYLNGTSASRIFFDSETSAGKDRLERRDLCFIIYTRYFGSLYSITFDAFSVLSSYRLQGGGADETGSSSKVVLAQKIEPLTVAELNEFVLSAEPQIIEFLCTAKVTGIQLDDGWCYIGCSLCSKKLIREESSFTCPSCNETNAVAELKNRVVFSVSDPTGTSSFLGFDKEVAKLTNVLASEAAQIVGIGISAHVDTELPRTLAGIVGNTYTFQLKLTDFNFTANHQTFTISRMFAAPEIASTPSFAEAEEVPQPAVSQTVTRVSAANGSIGSREAAEEEQFAMEESARKKARVE